The Helianthus annuus cultivar XRQ/B chromosome 16, HanXRQr2.0-SUNRISE, whole genome shotgun sequence genome includes a window with the following:
- the LOC110914030 gene encoding uncharacterized protein LOC110914030, which translates to MAKTKEKPGSSSSSSRGKGKEKEQPSKKRQYLGRVSESEEEEEMQLDPSDKPVWNSGSLDDQPEIWQPTLYNDCMNKLKNKAAAFICERDVDEPQLGQFGVYDKFRALGWEGALKCWDKDKSNLFLTEIQEWMATLKCHNFHRPSQMKLVGMVHGVPVEMSFDTLKKLGKYDSLPTREYMIPTLDDLLLKPEKHVTWNSMLADLFLPGRYGGVLYRKNLKIEAKLLHTICLLNVIPRRGDKEQVRFPEIPVLYSLMHGSPRFPIRYLIMHHLWICRNKYGRDIVPYCRIITGLMKQQKALTSEDRGLTKRHLPFTLDRLGNVWTYTSSERYHKLKSEGQRWRALKLGARELLPGEPDEPESDEELIPSGDDDYADEPPGGANVGFGAFHGGHGGTFYDYAQQPYEPGWAYSGSMQEVIESQRPPAAIFDTWSGPERSLFDQGTRNSASIERALKHSFDRNESWHRTHAYSREVEANNRYHDDQMRRMHADWHAGRPVVEDPQHVDYASLPPYDGSVSYPTPPLHHSQWLDPRRQEGPQQQEGSSSGSFGFGEWNDMMSSIFGPPGPRYY; encoded by the coding sequence ATGGCAAAGACAAAGGAAAAGCCGGGGTCAAGTTCATCCTCATCAAGAGGCAAGGGCAAGGAGAAGGAGCAGCCATCGAAGAAGAGGCAATATCTTGGTAGGGTTAGTGAAAGCGAGGAAGAGGAAGAGATGCAGTTAGACCCAAGTGATAAACCGGTGTGGAATTCGGGGTCGTTGGATGACCAACCCGAAATTTGGCAGCCAACCCTGTATAACGACTGCATGAACAAGTTAAAGAATAAAGCAGCCGCATTCATCTGTGAAAGAGATGTTGATGAGCCTCAGTTGGGCCAGTTCGGGGTGTATGACAAGTTCCGTGCTTTGGGTTGGGAAGGAGCACTCAAGTGTTGGGATAAGGATAAGAGCAATTTGTTTTTGACTGAGATTCAGGAGTGGATGGCAACGCTTAAATGTCACAACTTCCACAGGCCATCACAAATGAAGTTGGTTGGGATGGTACATGGGGTACCAGTTGAAATGTCATTCGATACGTTGAAGAAATTGGGAAAATATGATAGCCTTCCAACTAGGGAGTACATGATTCCCACGCTTGATGATTTATTGCTCAAACCCGAGAAGCACGTGACATGGAACAGTATGTTGGCGGATTTGTTTTTGCCCGGTAGGTATGGTGGCGTGTTATACCGAAAAAATCTGAAGATAGAAGCCAAGCTCTTGCATACGATCTGTTTACTTAATGTCATCCCAAGGAGAGGGGATAAAGAGCAGGTGAGGTTTCCAGAGATACCTGTTCTGTATTCATTGATGCATGGCTCCCCACGTTTTCCAATACGCTACCTGATTATGCACCATTTGTGGATATGCCGGAACAAATACGGGAGAGACATTGTCCCGTACTGTCGCATCATAACGGGCTTAATGAAACAGCAGAAGGCACTCACATCTGAAGACCGCGGTTTAACGAAAAGGCACTTGCCGTTTACTTTGGATAGGTTGGGAAACGTTTGGACATACACTTCGTCTGAACGTTATCACAAGCTGAAATCGGAGGGTCAACGGTGGAGGGCGTTGAAATTAGGTGCAAGGGAGTTGTTACCGGGAGAACCGGATGAACCTGAAAGCGATGAAGAGTTAATTCCGAGTGGGGATGATGATTACGCAGACGAGCCACCGGGTGGTGCAAATGTTGGTTTTGGGGCTTTTCATGGTGGTCATGGTGGCACATTTTACGACTATGCGCAGCAACCATATGAGCCGGGGTGGGCTTACAGTGGTTCAATGCAGGAGGTGATCGAGAGCCAACGCCCGCCGGCGGCCATCTTTGATACTTGGTCGGGTCCGGAGAGGTCGTTATTTGATCAAGGCACGCGGAATAGCGCTAGTATTGAGCGGGCGCTTAAACATAGCTTCGACCGCAATGAATCATGGCACCGGACCCATGCATACTCTCGAGAGGTGGAGGCTAATAACAGATATCATGATGATCAAATGAGGCGGatgcatgcggattggcatgccggaaggccggtggttgaggatccacaacatgtggattacGCCTCATTGCCACCGTATGATGGCAGCGTTTCGTATCCGACTCCACCACTCCACCATTCTCAGTGGCTTGATCCAAGACGGCAAGAGGGACCACAACAACAAGAGGGAAGCAGTAGCGGCTCGTTCGGGTTTGGAGAATGGAACGATATGATGTCGTCCATTTTTGGGCCCCCAGGACCGCGTTATTATTGA